The following are from one region of the Candidatus Paceibacterota bacterium genome:
- a CDS encoding four helix bundle protein has protein sequence MSNPKSNNIRYRSYKFSLDIINFVKDFPKNKVYLIFTDQLLRSATSIGANLIEAKSASSKKDFSRFYEIALRSCNETIYWLCLLRDGKLITEKKLEPLIKESNEISKMIASSLITIRGKK, from the coding sequence ATGTCAAATCCGAAATCTAATAATATTCGTTACCGATCATACAAATTTTCATTGGATATTATCAATTTTGTAAAAGATTTTCCCAAAAACAAAGTTTATTTAATTTTTACAGATCAATTATTGAGGAGTGCTACATCAATAGGAGCAAATTTAATTGAAGCAAAATCTGCAAGCTCTAAGAAAGATTTTTCAAGATTTTACGAAATTGCTCTAAGAAGCTGTAACGAGACAATTTACTGGCTTTGTCTTCTAAGAGATGGTAAATTAATAACTGAGAAAAAATTAGAACCATTAATAAAAGAATCAAACGAAATTAGCAAGATGATCGCCTCGAGCTTAATAACTATAAGAGGCAAAAAATAG